Proteins encoded by one window of Burkholderia plantarii:
- a CDS encoding ABC transporter ATP-binding protein, which produces MDNLLTIRNLAVTFNGLAAVDRIDLSVAPGEVVGVVGESGSGKSVTMMALMGLVDAPGIVSADEVTFNGVDLLRASPRQRRRIVGKDIAMVFQDALSSLNPSYTVGYQIREVLKLHEGLRGDALKRRALELLDQVGIPDAKNRIDTFPHQMSGGMNQRVMIAMAVACNPKLLIADEPTTALDVTIQAQIMDLLVSLQKERGMALVLISHDLAVVSEVAQRVAVMYAGEIIEVNRVPDIFAAPHHPYTEALLAAIPEHNAGAERLAALPGMVPGRDDRPAGCLFAPRCRYAVDACNAGRPALAELVPGDAAMRARCIKPLNLQAIEPSGGTR; this is translated from the coding sequence ATGGACAATCTTCTGACCATCCGCAATCTCGCGGTGACTTTCAACGGCCTCGCCGCCGTCGACCGGATCGACCTGAGCGTCGCGCCGGGCGAGGTGGTGGGCGTGGTGGGCGAATCGGGCTCGGGCAAGAGCGTGACGATGATGGCGCTGATGGGGCTGGTGGACGCGCCCGGCATCGTCAGTGCCGACGAGGTCACCTTCAACGGCGTCGACCTGCTGCGCGCGAGCCCGCGCCAGCGCCGCCGGATCGTCGGCAAGGACATCGCGATGGTGTTCCAGGACGCGCTGTCGAGCCTGAACCCGAGCTACACGGTCGGCTACCAGATCCGCGAGGTGCTGAAGCTGCACGAGGGGCTGCGCGGCGACGCGCTGAAACGTCGCGCCCTCGAACTGCTCGACCAGGTCGGCATTCCCGACGCGAAGAACCGCATCGACACGTTCCCGCACCAGATGTCGGGCGGCATGAACCAGCGCGTGATGATCGCGATGGCGGTGGCCTGCAACCCGAAGCTGCTGATCGCCGACGAGCCCACCACCGCGCTCGACGTGACGATCCAGGCCCAGATCATGGATCTGCTGGTGTCGCTGCAGAAGGAGCGTGGCATGGCGCTGGTGCTGATCTCGCACGATCTGGCCGTGGTCTCGGAGGTCGCGCAGCGCGTCGCGGTGATGTACGCGGGCGAGATCATCGAGGTCAACCGCGTGCCCGACATCTTCGCCGCGCCGCATCACCCGTATACTGAGGCGCTGCTCGCGGCGATTCCGGAGCACAACGCGGGCGCCGAGCGTCTGGCCGCGCTGCCCGGGATGGTGCCGGGGCGCGACGACCGGCCCGCCGGATGCCTGTTCGCGCCGCGCTGCCGCTACGCCGTCGATGCCTGCAACGCCGGGCGTCCGGCGCTCGCCGAGCTGGTGCCCGGCGACGCCGCGATGCGCGCGCGCTGCATCAAGCCCTTGAACCTGCAAGCGATCGAGCCATCGGGAGGGACACGATGA
- a CDS encoding peptide ABC transporter ATP-binding protein — MNAVHAQPPAAARGDAVLVADGLAKHYSVRRGMFGQATVKALNGVSFTLARGRTLAVVGESGCGKSTLARQLTMIETPTAGHLRIDGEDVAGANRETVAALRRRVQMVFQNPFASLNPRKTVEQTLGEPLAINTPLGAGERAARIAQIMRTVGLRPEHAKRYPHMFSGGQRQRVAIARAMILEPQIVVADEPVSALDVSIQAQILNLFMDLQQQFGTSYVFISHNLSVVEHVADDVMVMYFGAVAELGDKATIYARPRHPYTRALMSATPAIFESDRRIQIKLQGELPSPLKPPSGCAFHQRCPYAVERCRAEVPALREVDGRQVACHRAEEVGDGNA; from the coding sequence ATGAACGCAGTCCACGCTCAGCCGCCGGCAGCTGCCCGCGGCGACGCGGTGCTCGTCGCCGACGGGCTCGCGAAACATTATTCGGTGCGCCGCGGCATGTTCGGCCAGGCCACCGTGAAGGCGCTCAACGGCGTGTCGTTCACGCTCGCGCGCGGTCGCACGCTGGCCGTGGTCGGCGAATCGGGCTGCGGGAAATCGACGCTCGCCCGCCAGCTGACGATGATCGAGACGCCCACCGCCGGCCACCTGCGGATCGACGGCGAGGACGTGGCCGGCGCCAACCGCGAGACCGTCGCCGCGCTGCGCCGGCGCGTGCAGATGGTGTTCCAGAACCCGTTCGCCTCGCTGAACCCGCGCAAGACCGTCGAGCAGACGCTCGGCGAGCCGCTCGCGATCAACACGCCGCTCGGTGCCGGCGAGCGCGCCGCGCGGATCGCCCAGATCATGCGCACGGTGGGCCTGCGCCCCGAGCACGCGAAGCGCTATCCGCACATGTTCTCGGGCGGCCAGCGGCAGCGCGTGGCGATCGCGCGCGCGATGATCCTCGAGCCGCAGATCGTGGTGGCCGACGAGCCGGTCTCCGCGCTCGACGTGTCGATCCAGGCACAGATCCTGAATCTGTTCATGGACCTGCAGCAGCAGTTCGGCACCAGCTACGTGTTCATCTCGCACAACCTGTCGGTGGTCGAGCACGTGGCCGACGACGTGATGGTGATGTACTTCGGCGCGGTGGCCGAACTCGGCGACAAGGCCACGATCTACGCGCGGCCGCGCCATCCGTACACGCGCGCGCTGATGTCGGCGACCCCGGCGATCTTCGAGTCGGACCGGCGGATCCAGATCAAGCTGCAGGGCGAGCTGCCGTCGCCGCTCAAGCCGCCGTCGGGCTGCGCGTTCCACCAGCGCTGCCCCTACGCGGTGGAGCGCTGTCGCGCCGAGGTGCCCGCGCTGCGGGAGGTCGATGGACGGCAGGTGGCCTGCCATCGCGCCGAGGAGGTCGGTGACGGGAATGCCTGA
- a CDS encoding biotin-dependent carboxyltransferase family protein, whose product MTTRPAQAAVEVLRAGPLSTIQDAGRHGFRHLGVAQGGALDTLALEVGNRLVGNRPDAAAIEITLGPAAFRFPRATRIAITGTEFGATLGERPAHAWWSLPVAAGETLVVPVARRGMRGYLCVAGGIDVLPVLGSRSTDLGSRFGGLGGRALRDGDRLPIGPIAAGQRGCVAPDAHEFGVKAPAWCAPFTQFDQAPRRPRHLHAHAPWATPVRVLPGPQYEAFAAASRQSFWDDEWLVTPNSNRMGYRLAGPMLAREARDELLSHAVLPGAIQVPPNGQPIVLMHDAQTTGGYPQIGTVIRADLWKLAQARLNLPIRFVATTAEAAREALAAERAYLRQIDVAIALRDEALARAAPSRAA is encoded by the coding sequence ATGACCACCCGCCCGGCTCAGGCCGCCGTCGAGGTATTGCGCGCCGGCCCGCTGTCCACGATCCAGGACGCCGGCCGCCACGGATTCCGGCATCTCGGCGTGGCGCAGGGCGGCGCGCTCGACACGCTCGCGCTCGAGGTCGGCAACCGGCTGGTGGGCAACCGGCCCGACGCGGCCGCGATCGAGATCACGCTCGGCCCGGCCGCGTTCCGCTTCCCGCGCGCCACGCGCATCGCGATCACCGGCACCGAGTTCGGCGCGACGCTCGGCGAGCGGCCCGCGCACGCGTGGTGGAGCCTGCCGGTGGCGGCCGGCGAGACGCTGGTGGTGCCGGTGGCCAGGCGCGGCATGCGCGGCTACCTGTGCGTGGCAGGCGGCATCGACGTGCTGCCGGTGCTCGGCTCGCGCAGCACCGATCTCGGCTCGCGCTTCGGCGGCCTGGGCGGCCGCGCGCTGCGCGACGGCGACCGCCTGCCGATCGGCCCGATCGCGGCCGGCCAGCGCGGCTGCGTCGCGCCCGACGCGCACGAGTTCGGCGTCAAGGCGCCGGCCTGGTGCGCGCCGTTCACGCAATTCGACCAGGCGCCGCGGCGGCCGCGCCACCTCCATGCCCACGCGCCGTGGGCGACCCCGGTGCGGGTGCTGCCCGGCCCGCAGTACGAGGCGTTCGCGGCGGCCTCGCGGCAGTCCTTCTGGGACGACGAATGGCTCGTCACGCCGAACAGCAACCGGATGGGCTACCGGCTCGCCGGCCCGATGCTCGCGCGCGAGGCGCGCGACGAACTGCTCTCGCACGCGGTGCTGCCCGGCGCGATCCAGGTGCCGCCGAACGGCCAGCCAATCGTGCTGATGCACGACGCGCAGACCACCGGCGGCTATCCGCAGATCGGCACGGTGATCCGCGCCGACCTCTGGAAGCTCGCGCAGGCGCGCCTGAACCTGCCGATCCGCTTCGTGGCGACCACCGCCGAGGCCGCGCGCGAGGCGCTGGCCGCCGAGCGCGCCTATCTGCGGCAGATCGATGTCGCGATCGCACTGCGCGACGAGGCGCTGGCCCGCGCGGCGCCCTCGCGGGCCGCCTGA
- the pxpB gene encoding 5-oxoprolinase subunit PxpB — translation MTAPRLYPLGDTAVVCEAPPPVTLESQRRIWAMAEAARGWPHVIDVVPGMNNLTVVLDPFDGSAGELMPLLDAAWRDADADAAPGREIEIPVVYGGAGGPDLAAVAKHTGLTAEALARRHAAGSYVVFFLGFQPGFAYLGGLEAALHTPRRAAPRLEVPAGSVGIGGAQTGIYPAAAPGGWQLIGRTALTLFDPAATPPTLLRPGDRVRFTISEIIGS, via the coding sequence ATGACCGCCCCCCGTCTCTATCCGCTCGGCGACACCGCCGTCGTCTGCGAAGCGCCGCCGCCCGTCACGCTTGAAAGCCAGCGGCGGATCTGGGCCATGGCCGAGGCCGCGCGCGGCTGGCCGCACGTGATCGACGTGGTGCCCGGCATGAACAATCTCACCGTCGTGCTCGATCCGTTCGACGGCTCGGCCGGGGAGTTGATGCCGCTGCTCGACGCGGCGTGGCGCGACGCCGATGCCGACGCCGCGCCGGGCCGCGAGATCGAGATCCCGGTGGTGTACGGCGGCGCGGGCGGCCCCGACCTCGCGGCGGTCGCGAAGCACACCGGCCTCACGGCCGAGGCGCTCGCACGGCGCCACGCGGCCGGCAGCTACGTGGTGTTCTTCCTCGGCTTCCAGCCCGGTTTCGCCTATCTCGGCGGCCTCGAGGCCGCGCTGCACACGCCGCGCCGCGCCGCGCCGCGGCTCGAGGTGCCGGCCGGCTCGGTCGGCATCGGCGGCGCGCAGACCGGCATCTACCCGGCCGCCGCGCCCGGCGGCTGGCAGTTGATCGGCCGCACCGCGCTGACGCTGTTCGATCCCGCCGCCACGCCGCCCACCCTGCTGCGGCCCGGCGACCGGGTCCGCTTCACGATCTCGGAGATAATCGGCTCATGA
- a CDS encoding 5-formyltetrahydrofolate cyclo-ligase — translation MSESIARPPVANRKRVLRETLAPLRRAASGEAAANTALARRVLDLLGKHPLLTVGFYWPLPGEFDARPTIAEWLADDARRRAALPVIAQPYTPLSFRTWTPDAPMRTGHHRIPEPAGGEPVVPDLLLIPCVGFDRQGFRLGYGGGYYDRTLAAWPDDALPVTIGVAYEALALDALPRESHDRPLDWIVTECYAYRSGSTA, via the coding sequence GTGAGCGAAAGCATAGCACGCCCCCCCGTCGCAAATCGCAAGCGGGTCCTGCGCGAAACGCTCGCGCCGCTGCGCCGGGCGGCGAGCGGCGAGGCGGCCGCGAACACCGCGCTCGCGCGCCGCGTGCTGGACCTGCTCGGCAAGCATCCACTGCTCACGGTGGGCTTCTACTGGCCGCTGCCGGGCGAGTTCGACGCGCGTCCCACGATCGCCGAATGGCTCGCCGACGACGCGCGCCGGCGCGCCGCGCTGCCCGTCATCGCGCAGCCCTACACGCCGCTGTCGTTTCGCACCTGGACGCCCGACGCGCCGATGCGCACCGGCCACCACCGGATTCCCGAGCCCGCCGGCGGCGAGCCGGTGGTGCCGGACCTCCTGCTGATCCCGTGCGTCGGCTTCGACCGGCAGGGCTTCCGGCTCGGCTACGGCGGCGGCTACTACGACCGCACGCTGGCCGCCTGGCCCGACGACGCGCTGCCCGTCACGATCGGCGTCGCCTACGAGGCGCTCGCGCTCGACGCGCTGCCGCGCGAATCGCACGACCGGCCGCTCGACTGGATCGTCACCGAGTGCTACGCGTACCGCTCGGGCTCGACCGCCTGA
- a CDS encoding ABC transporter permease subunit has protein sequence MSELPDVLPAARAGGRALALQEFWRNFSRNRGAVGAGLIVLLLMLVAIFAPLIAPHSPIEQYRDFVKIPPAWLDGGNWRFVLGTDEAGRDILSRLMYGARLSFWIGLVSVVLALIPGIVLGLVAAFFQRWADTPVMRVMDVLLALPSLLLAVAVVAIIGPGLTNTMFAIAIVALPGYVRLTRASALGELQKEYVTASRVAGAGTLRLMFSQVLPNCTAPLIVQATLGFSSAILDAAALGFLGLGVQPPAAEWGAMLASARDYIDNAWWIVTMPGLAILVSVLAINLLGDGLRDALDPKLKRMA, from the coding sequence ATGAGCGAACTCCCCGATGTGCTGCCGGCGGCCCGCGCCGGCGGCCGCGCGCTCGCGCTGCAGGAATTCTGGCGCAACTTCTCGCGCAACCGCGGCGCCGTGGGCGCCGGCCTGATCGTGCTGCTGCTGATGCTGGTGGCGATCTTCGCGCCGCTGATCGCGCCGCACAGCCCGATCGAGCAATACCGCGACTTCGTGAAGATCCCGCCCGCCTGGCTCGACGGCGGCAACTGGCGCTTCGTGCTCGGCACCGACGAGGCCGGCCGCGACATCCTCTCGCGGCTGATGTACGGCGCGCGGCTGTCGTTCTGGATCGGCCTGGTGTCGGTGGTGCTGGCGCTGATCCCCGGCATCGTGCTCGGGCTCGTCGCCGCGTTCTTCCAGCGCTGGGCCGACACGCCCGTGATGCGCGTGATGGACGTGCTGCTCGCGCTACCCTCGCTGCTGCTGGCGGTGGCGGTGGTGGCGATCATCGGCCCGGGCCTCACCAACACCATGTTCGCGATCGCGATCGTGGCGCTGCCGGGCTACGTGCGCCTCACGCGCGCCTCGGCGCTCGGCGAGCTGCAGAAGGAATACGTCACGGCCTCGCGCGTGGCGGGCGCCGGCACGCTGCGGCTGATGTTCTCGCAGGTGCTGCCGAACTGCACCGCGCCGCTGATCGTGCAGGCCACGCTCGGCTTCTCGTCGGCGATCCTCGACGCGGCCGCGCTCGGTTTCCTCGGGCTCGGCGTGCAGCCGCCCGCGGCCGAGTGGGGCGCGATGCTGGCCAGCGCGCGCGACTACATCGACAACGCGTGGTGGATCGTCACCATGCCGGGCCTCGCGATCCTGGTCTCGGTGCTGGCGATCAACCTGCTCGGCGACGGCCTGCGCGACGCGCTCGACCCGAAACTGAAACGGATGGCCTGA
- the pxpA gene encoding 5-oxoprolinase subunit PxpA, translated as MEIDLNADLGEGCGADEALLGLVTSANIACGWHAGGAQAMRDCVRWAVSRNVSIGAHPSFHDPENFGRKEMDLPAGEIYAGVLYQLGALSAIAQAEGGRIAHVKPHGALYNQAARDARIADAVVAAVHDFDPSVAVFGLAGSGFVAAARRAGLAAVEEVFADRGYRADGSLVPRGEPDALVDDEAAMLARTLEMVRDRRVRAVTGEWVPLNAQTVCLHGDGPHALAFARRLRDALEQAGVTLLAPGATHA; from the coding sequence ATGGAAATCGACCTGAACGCCGATCTCGGCGAGGGCTGCGGCGCCGACGAGGCGCTGCTCGGGCTCGTCACCTCGGCGAACATTGCGTGCGGCTGGCACGCGGGCGGCGCGCAGGCGATGCGCGACTGCGTGCGCTGGGCGGTGAGCCGCAACGTCTCGATCGGCGCGCATCCAAGCTTCCACGATCCCGAGAACTTCGGACGCAAGGAGATGGACCTGCCGGCGGGCGAGATCTACGCGGGCGTCCTGTATCAACTTGGCGCCCTGTCTGCGATCGCACAGGCGGAAGGCGGCCGGATCGCCCACGTCAAGCCGCACGGCGCGCTCTACAACCAGGCCGCTCGCGATGCGCGCATCGCCGACGCGGTGGTGGCCGCGGTCCACGATTTCGATCCGTCGGTGGCGGTGTTCGGGTTGGCCGGCAGCGGCTTCGTGGCGGCCGCGCGGCGCGCCGGGCTGGCGGCCGTCGAGGAGGTGTTCGCCGATCGCGGCTATCGCGCCGACGGCTCGCTGGTGCCGCGCGGCGAACCGGACGCGCTGGTCGACGACGAGGCCGCCATGCTCGCGCGCACGCTGGAAATGGTGCGCGACCGGCGCGTGCGCGCGGTGACGGGCGAATGGGTGCCGCTCAACGCACAGACCGTCTGCCTGCACGGCGACGGCCCGCACGCACTGGCGTTCGCGCGGCGGCTGCGCGACGCGCTCGAGCAGGCCGGCGTGACGCTGCTCGCGCCAGGCGCGACGCACGCCTGA
- a CDS encoding TraB/GumN family protein, with the protein MPEARAAQRRGASQLARRLRVCRVRGTRARRRASRRRAGALARAVLVGACLLAGLGWPAGDALAQGAGAQAPLNGARLSPPLSLPGFHSPPPDPTVSSGAVRAQPARMPFYVATRGKVTIYMLGTLHVGDPSDYPPGQPFRRPILAALAASPVLALELSPDDLLESADDVSRYGVCRYPCLPKLLPEPLWQRLAARLHGNPAALDGIRRMRPWLAALVVETYDSLSAGLQTEYGTEAQLQNVFLKKKGARVVGLETLAEQMRAFTGLTLAEQREMLAQDIVQTPAQNAADVQALHRLWRIGDADALAAWASAKSERLARSRPVADAIDNKILYERNRRFAARSIALAGPNRPLFVAVGALHLGGPKGVIELLKRQGFRVDAD; encoded by the coding sequence ATGCCTGAAGCCAGGGCGGCGCAGCGGCGCGGCGCGAGCCAGCTGGCGCGCCGCCTGCGGGTATGCCGGGTGCGCGGCACGCGAGCGCGCCGCCGTGCCTCGCGGCGGCGCGCCGGCGCGCTCGCGCGGGCGGTGCTGGTGGGTGCCTGCCTGCTGGCCGGACTCGGCTGGCCGGCCGGCGACGCGCTGGCCCAGGGCGCCGGCGCCCAGGCGCCGCTGAACGGCGCGCGACTGTCGCCGCCGCTGTCGCTGCCGGGTTTCCACTCGCCGCCGCCCGATCCCACCGTCTCGAGCGGCGCGGTGCGCGCCCAGCCGGCGCGCATGCCGTTCTACGTCGCCACGCGCGGCAAGGTCACCATCTACATGCTCGGCACGCTGCACGTCGGCGACCCGAGCGACTATCCGCCCGGTCAGCCGTTCCGGCGGCCGATCCTCGCGGCGCTGGCGGCCTCGCCCGTGCTCGCGCTCGAACTCTCGCCCGACGATCTGCTCGAATCGGCCGACGATGTCTCGCGCTACGGCGTGTGCCGCTACCCGTGCCTGCCGAAGCTGCTGCCCGAACCGCTCTGGCAGCGGCTCGCCGCGCGCCTGCACGGCAACCCGGCCGCGCTCGACGGGATTCGCCGGATGCGGCCGTGGCTGGCCGCGCTGGTGGTGGAAACCTACGATTCGCTGTCGGCCGGGCTGCAGACCGAATACGGCACCGAGGCGCAACTGCAGAACGTGTTCCTCAAGAAGAAGGGCGCGCGCGTGGTGGGGCTCGAGACGCTGGCCGAGCAGATGCGTGCGTTCACCGGGCTCACGCTCGCCGAGCAGCGCGAGATGCTGGCGCAGGACATCGTGCAGACGCCCGCGCAGAACGCCGCCGACGTGCAGGCGCTGCACCGGCTGTGGCGCATCGGCGACGCCGACGCGCTGGCCGCCTGGGCCAGCGCGAAATCGGAGCGGCTCGCGCGCTCGCGGCCGGTGGCCGACGCGATCGACAACAAGATCCTCTATGAACGCAACCGCCGCTTCGCCGCGCGTTCGATCGCGCTGGCCGGGCCGAACCGGCCGCTGTTCGTGGCGGTCGGCGCCCTGCATCTCGGTGGCCCGAAAGGTGTGATCGAATTGTTAAAGCGGCAAGGATTTCGCGTCGACGCCGATTGA
- a CDS encoding ABC transporter permease subunit: MLRFVLRRVGMVIPTFIGITILAFALIHLIPGDPIEVMMGERGVDPAMHAEAMHRLGLDQPLPLQYLHYIGRALHGDLGLSIITNTSVMDEFLARFPATVELSICALAFALLAGLPAGVFAALRRGTLVDHGVMGTALTGYSMPIFWWGLILIMVFSSTLGWTPVSGRIAVEFDIPHVTGFMLIDALLAPDEGAFRSAVSHLILPSIVLGTIPLAVIARMTRSSMLEVLREDYIRTARAKGLSPARVVVVHALRNALIPVVTVIGLQIGTLLAGAVLTETLFSWPGVGKWLIDAIGRRDYPVVQGGILLIATLVIIVNLVVDLLYGVLNPRIRHTR; encoded by the coding sequence ATGTTGCGATTTGTGTTGCGCCGCGTCGGCATGGTGATCCCGACCTTCATCGGCATCACCATCCTCGCGTTCGCGCTGATCCATCTGATACCGGGCGACCCCATCGAAGTGATGATGGGCGAGCGCGGCGTCGATCCGGCGATGCATGCCGAGGCGATGCACCGCCTCGGCCTCGACCAGCCGCTGCCGCTGCAGTATCTCCACTACATCGGCCGGGCGCTGCACGGCGACCTGGGCCTGTCGATCATCACCAACACCAGCGTGATGGACGAGTTCCTCGCGCGTTTCCCGGCCACCGTCGAGCTGTCGATCTGCGCGCTCGCGTTCGCGCTGCTGGCGGGCCTGCCGGCCGGCGTGTTCGCGGCGCTGCGGCGCGGCACGCTGGTCGACCACGGCGTGATGGGCACCGCGCTGACCGGCTACTCGATGCCGATCTTCTGGTGGGGCCTGATCCTGATCATGGTGTTCTCGTCGACGCTCGGCTGGACGCCCGTGTCGGGCCGCATCGCCGTGGAATTCGACATCCCGCACGTCACCGGCTTCATGCTGATCGACGCGCTGCTCGCCCCCGACGAAGGCGCGTTCCGCTCGGCGGTGAGCCACCTGATCCTGCCGTCGATCGTGCTCGGCACGATCCCGCTCGCGGTGATCGCGCGCATGACGCGCTCGTCGATGCTCGAAGTGCTGCGCGAGGACTACATCCGCACCGCGCGCGCCAAGGGCCTGTCGCCGGCGCGCGTGGTGGTGGTGCATGCGCTGCGCAACGCGCTGATCCCGGTGGTCACCGTGATCGGGCTGCAGATCGGCACGCTGCTCGCCGGCGCGGTGCTGACCGAGACGCTGTTCTCGTGGCCCGGCGTCGGCAAATGGCTGATCGACGCGATCGGCCGGCGCGACTATCCGGTCGTGCAGGGCGGCATCCTGCTGATCGCGACGCTCGTGATCATCGTCAATCTCGTCGTCGATCTGCTCTACGGCGTGCTCAATCCCCGCATCCGCCATACGAGGTAA
- a CDS encoding ABC transporter substrate-binding protein yields MTSDRLLRAALAAVAAAAFGISGAAHAQIPNKTLVYCSEGSPAGFDSAQYTTGTDFAAATFTIYNRLVEFVRGGTKVEPGLAESWDISPDGKVYTFHLRHGVKFQTTDYFKPTREFNADDVLFTFERMLDPNQAFRKAYPVSFPYFTDMGLDKLITKIEKVDPYTVRFTLTEPNAPFIQNMAMEFASILSAEYADQLMKAGHAADINQKPIGTGPFILRSYTKDATIRYDGNPDYWKKGEVKIAKLIFSITPDAGVRVQKMKRNECQVMSYPRPADIATLKADPNLDMPSQAGFNLGYLAYNTQHKPLEKLDVRRALDMAINKKAILESVYQGAGQAAAAPMPPTQWSFDPNLKPAAYDPDAAKALLAKAGFPNGFSITLWAMPVQRAYNPNAKLMAEMIQADWARIGVKANIVSYEWGEYIKRAHAGEQDAMLIGWTGDNGDPDNWLATQLGCEAIGGNNFTRWCDKSFDALVKKGRETTGQDARSKIYTQAQQIYAQQLPYTAIANSTVYQPVRKNVVDQRIEPLGFIRFDGVSVK; encoded by the coding sequence ATGACATCAGATCGTCTGTTGCGCGCGGCCCTGGCGGCCGTCGCGGCGGCCGCGTTCGGCATCTCGGGTGCCGCGCATGCGCAAATCCCGAACAAGACGCTCGTCTACTGCTCGGAAGGCAGCCCGGCGGGCTTCGATTCGGCGCAGTACACGACCGGCACCGATTTCGCCGCGGCCACCTTCACCATCTACAACCGCCTCGTCGAGTTCGTGCGCGGCGGTACCAAGGTCGAGCCGGGCCTCGCCGAGTCGTGGGACATCTCGCCGGATGGCAAGGTCTACACGTTCCACCTGCGCCATGGCGTGAAGTTCCAGACCACCGACTACTTCAAGCCCACGCGTGAATTCAACGCCGACGACGTGCTGTTCACGTTCGAGCGCATGCTCGATCCCAACCAGGCGTTCCGCAAGGCCTACCCGGTCAGCTTCCCGTACTTCACCGACATGGGCCTCGACAAGCTGATCACGAAGATCGAGAAGGTCGATCCGTACACGGTGCGCTTCACGCTGACCGAGCCGAACGCACCGTTCATCCAGAACATGGCGATGGAATTCGCCTCGATCCTGTCGGCCGAATACGCCGACCAGCTGATGAAGGCCGGCCACGCCGCCGACATCAACCAGAAGCCGATCGGCACCGGTCCGTTCATCCTGCGCAGCTACACGAAGGACGCGACGATCCGCTACGACGGCAACCCCGACTACTGGAAGAAGGGCGAGGTGAAGATCGCGAAGCTGATCTTCTCGATCACGCCCGACGCCGGCGTGCGCGTGCAGAAGATGAAGCGCAACGAGTGCCAGGTGATGAGCTATCCGCGCCCGGCCGACATCGCCACGCTGAAGGCCGACCCGAACCTCGACATGCCCTCGCAGGCGGGCTTCAATCTCGGCTACCTCGCCTACAACACGCAGCACAAGCCGCTCGAGAAGCTCGACGTGCGCCGTGCGCTCGACATGGCGATCAACAAGAAGGCGATCCTCGAATCGGTCTACCAGGGCGCGGGCCAGGCGGCCGCCGCGCCGATGCCGCCGACCCAGTGGTCGTTCGACCCGAACCTGAAGCCGGCCGCCTATGATCCGGATGCGGCCAAGGCGCTGCTCGCCAAGGCGGGCTTCCCGAACGGCTTCTCGATCACGCTCTGGGCGATGCCGGTGCAGCGCGCCTACAACCCGAACGCGAAGCTGATGGCCGAAATGATCCAGGCCGACTGGGCCAGGATCGGCGTGAAGGCGAACATCGTCAGCTATGAGTGGGGCGAGTACATCAAGCGCGCCCACGCGGGCGAGCAGGACGCGATGCTGATCGGCTGGACCGGCGACAACGGCGATCCCGACAACTGGCTCGCCACCCAGCTCGGCTGCGAGGCGATCGGCGGCAACAACTTCACGCGCTGGTGCGACAAGTCGTTCGACGCGCTCGTGAAGAAGGGCCGCGAGACCACCGGCCAGGACGCGCGCAGCAAGATCTACACGCAGGCGCAGCAGATCTACGCGCAGCAGCTGCCGTACACGGCGATCGCGAATTCCACCGTCTACCAGCCGGTTCGCAAGAACGTGGTCGACCAGCGGATCGAGCCGCTCGGCTTCATCCGCTTCGATGGCGTCAGCGTGAAGTAA
- a CDS encoding winged helix DNA-binding protein produces the protein MPPRPATKIVSSEHLVSEASAELSELEYGLITASNAFNRWMVRCMAAAGAKDMTAIEVSLLHHVGHRDRSKKLADICFVLNIEDTHVATYALRKLAARGYVAGEKTGKEVLFSVTPEGRALCEKYREVREHCLIETLRDSGLTNAQIGEAAQLLRHASGLYDTAARAAASL, from the coding sequence ATGCCGCCGCGCCCCGCCACCAAGATCGTCTCATCCGAACATCTCGTCTCCGAGGCAAGCGCCGAATTGTCCGAACTCGAATACGGGCTGATCACGGCGAGCAACGCGTTCAACCGCTGGATGGTGCGCTGCATGGCCGCCGCCGGCGCGAAGGACATGACCGCCATCGAGGTCTCGCTGCTGCACCACGTCGGGCATCGCGACCGCAGTAAAAAGCTGGCCGACATCTGCTTCGTGCTCAATATCGAGGATACGCACGTTGCCACCTACGCGCTCAGGAAGCTGGCCGCGCGCGGCTACGTGGCGGGCGAGAAAACGGGCAAGGAGGTGCTGTTCTCGGTCACGCCCGAGGGGCGCGCGCTGTGCGAGAAGTACCGGGAGGTGCGCGAGCACTGCCTGATCGAGACGCTCCGTGACAGCGGGCTCACCAACGCGCAGATCGGCGAGGCCGCGCAGCTGCTGCGCCACGCCTCGGGGCTCTACGACACGGCCGCGCGCGCGGCCGCCTCGCTGTAG